A window of the Cannabis sativa cultivar Pink pepper isolate KNU-18-1 chromosome X, ASM2916894v1, whole genome shotgun sequence genome harbors these coding sequences:
- the LOC115704719 gene encoding myb-related protein 308 — MGRSPCCEKAHTNKGAWTKEEDDRLIAYIRAHGEGCWRSLPKAAGLLRCGKSCRLRWINYLRPDLKRGNFTEEEDELIIKLHSLLGNKWSLIAGRLPGRTDNEIKNYWNTHIRRKLLNRGIDPATHRPLNESGQETTNTSTTTSATAATNTTAGTNTTTTISFGASVVKEEEKTTSVLLLNPVHQEQCPDLNLELRISPPYPPHQQQQRQQPDQLKSGGASLCFACSLGLQNSKECCCTISSMDSNNPSTSVGYDFLGLKSGVLDYRSLEMK, encoded by the exons GAGAAAGCTCACACAAACAAAGGAGCGTGGactaaagaagaagatgatcgaCTTATTGCATACATAAGGGCTCACGGCGAGGGTTGCTGGCGTTCACTACCTAAAGCCGCCGGTCTCCTAAGGTGTGGCAAGAGTTGTAGACTTCGTTGGATTAATTACCTTAGACCTGACCTCAAACGTGGAAACTTTacagaagaagaagacgaaCTCATCATCAAGCTCCATAGTCTCCTTGGAAACAA ATGGTCTTTAATAGCTGGAAGACTACCTGGAAGAACAGACAATGAGATAAAGAACTACTGGAACACCCACATAAGAAGAAAGCTTTTGAACAGAGGAATTGACCCTGCAACACACCGACCACTGAACGAGTCAGGTCAAGAGACGACTAATACTTCGACCACCACAAGCGCCACCGCAGCCACCAACACCACCGCCGGTACCAACACAACCACCACAATATCATTTGGTGCTTCTGTTGttaaagaagaagagaaaacgaCAAGTGTTCTGTTGTTAAACCCAGTTCATCAAGAACAGTGTCCTGACCTGAACCTTGAGCTAAGAATTAGCCCTCCTTATCCGCcgcatcaacaacaacaacgcCAGCAGCCTGACCAATTGAAGAGCGGCGGTGCTTCTCTCTGCTTCGCCTGTAGTTTGGGTTTGCAGAACAGTAAAGAGTGTTGCTGTACAATTTCAAGTATGGATAGCAATAACCCAAGCACCAGTGTTGGTTATGATTTCTTGGGTTTGAAATCTGGTGTTTTGGATTACAGAAGCTTGGAAATGAAatag